Part of the Candidatus Zixiibacteriota bacterium genome, CGACTATGCCGATAGCACATATCACTCACTGTTCGCACGTTGCGTGTACTCCGATAGTGAAGTTTTGAACTCAGATACCATTAGCGTCTTGATTGACAACTCTGAATCACGACCCCAGTCGGTGGTTTTGGAGCAGCCTGATGACATCACTGATTCATCATTCACACTCATATGGGAAGCATCGAAAGCGGTCGATTTCAATTCTTACAGAGTATTCACATCTGAGTCCGCAGGTGTCACAACTCAGGCGACGTTGCTAGCGACAATCGTTGACAATGAGCAGATTTCATTACAAGTAAATCATCCACACGACAATTACACCAGGTTTTATCGAATCTTTACTTACGATGTGTTTGGATTGTTCTCAGGCAGCAACGAAATCAGCGTAACGACTTTGAACATCAGCCCAGACGCTCCAGAGCTATTAAGTGCAAGCGAGCTGGGTGATAATGAAGTGAGACTTGCGTGGACTATGATCGATGCGCACGACTTCGCTAAATACGATATTCTAAGGAAAGGTCAATATACTGGTTTTGAATCGATATCTTCTTCTTCATCTTTCGAAGACACCACCTACATAGACCGCACTGTGGACGGGCCAGGAACATATTATTTCAAAATCAGGGTTGTGGACACAGGGGACTCATCCGCAGTCAGTGATGAAGTTGAAGTGTGGGTGTCTGATCCTCGCCCAAGTATTTCCAGCTTGGTGTCCGCTGCCTCTCAAACAGAAACAGCAGTCCAACTAATTTGGAATTCATGCTCCGATGCGGACTTCTTGAGATATCGGGTTTTCAGGGGAAACGATGTCAATGTGGGCGAAGAAAGTACATTAATCGTAGAATCCACATCGCACATAGACACAGCGTTTACGGACAACACAGTTTATCCCGGGTCTACGTATTATTATCGACTTTATGTATGGGACTCAAATGGCTTCAGCAAGGCGAGCGAGGCACTTCCAGTGACTGTCGTTGACGAACTGCCCGAACCTGCTGAGTTGGTTTCCTGCTTGGCTGATGCGGACAGTTCGTGCTGCCTGAGGTGGTCCGAGTGTGTTGCAGTTGATTTCGACTACTACAGGCTGTGCAGGAGCGACCAGCCTAATGTATCGGTCACATCACCGACTGCTGCGGTCATTTACGAAAGCACTGACACGTCCTATGTCGATTATCCGGTGGATGCGGCAGAGGGCTACTACTACAGAGTTTTCGTGTATGATCTTGGCGGCAATGCATCAGGTAGTAACGAAATCTACGTGCAGTCGCCCGATTGCTGTCTTGTGGCCTATTGGACATTCGATGAAGATGAGAGCGGGATTGCATTCGATGTTTCAGGGTATGGAAATCACGGAGTGATTCACGACGCGACACATGTCGGCGGCGTCGTGGGAAAAGCCCTGCAACTGGATGGGAATGATTACGTTGAGGTCCAGAATGCGCCCAGTCTAAACCCAATCGGCGCAATAACCCTTGAGGCGTGGTACCGTCCTAACTCGAATGGAGGCGGTGCAACTCCTATAATCGACAAAGGCTACATTCAGCATAGCGGACCCTTTTATCAGTATCATTTAAGTTCAACAGGGGACCTAAGCTCCAGTGGGTATGGGCATGCGAAATTCGAGTTTGTTGTAGGTGTCATCCGAGATGACTGGGCATATACGCCTTCCGATTTCTGGACTGCGGGCGTGTGGTATCACCTAGTCGGCACCTATGACGGGCAGTACATGAGGCTGTACGTAGACGGTGATTTGATCGATTCAGAACCAGCTACAGGAAACATGCAAGATTATGGCAAAAACGTGTTTCTTGGCAAGTTCTCAAATCTTAATCAGTATCTAGTTGGTGCAATAGACGAGGTGCGCATTTACAATCGCGCTCTGAGTCAGTCAGAAGTCGTCCAGCGTTTCCATCTCAAGTAGTGCATTCTGAGAATGATCGATATTCGACGTACAGTCGTATGGATTCATGCAAAGCTAGACGAATTGGCACAAGAAGGTGAGTGGAGAAAGGCCGGAGTCTCGAACCCCGCCCTCCCCCACTCCCTCATTGACAAATCCAACAAAACCCGTTAATTACCCCCAAGACAATCTGAATTACCTGTCTAATAGCAGCGGAATCGCCAAAAAAACCAATCTTTCCTGCCGACTATGAAGTATAAGGTAATATGACACTTAGAACTAACAGACTCACCGCAATCGCTCTGATCGCGATTCTCATGTTCATGTCGCTTGCGCCAATCGCAGCGGCTGAATCGGTCAACCCGAGCAGAGTCACAATCGCGCGGTTGAAATACTTCGGAGGTGGCGACTGGTATTGGGGAAACTCCTCGCTGCCGAATCTGATCAACTATATCAAGCAGAATACTTCCATCCCGATATCTGACGACGAAGTCAGGGTCAGCTTGCAGGACGACCGGCTTTTCAACTTTCCTTTCATATATATAACCGGTCACGGCCCTATCAGACTCGCGGTTGATGAGGCCGACAAACTGAATCACTATCTCACATCGGGCGGATTCCTGTTTGCGAATGATTCGTACGGTCTCAGGGAATCGTTTGTCGACGCCATGAAGGACGTGTTCCCCGATATCGATCCGGTCGAGATTCCGTTCACGCACGGGCTTTTCTCGTGCTACTACTCATTCCCGAACGGTTTACCCAAAATCCACAAGCATGATGGTTTGCCTCCGCAGGCGTATGGATGGTTCTCCGAGGGGCGTCTTGTGGCGCTGCTCGCGTACGAATCCGACATCGGCGATGGCTGGGAGGACCCGCAGGTTCACAACGATCCTCAGGAGGTTCGGGAACAGGCTTTCAAGATGGGGGTTAATATACTTACATGGGCTTTAATGAATTGAAAGGTATATAGTTATGTCGACCCAGGATGACATCTTAACGCTGACCGACCGGTTGAAGAGTCTGCGAAGATACATGCTCTTCTGCCGTTCGACTTTCGGCGCTATCTTGATTCTCACATCGCTGCTGGCGGCTTTCGCCGTAGCAAACCTGCTGCATGCAGCATTCCATCTTCCGATCTGGGTCAGGGTCGCCTACCTGATAGTGACTGCAGCTGTTCTGATTGCTCTATCCTATCGATATATTATCTCGGCGTTCATTTTCAGCCCGGCGCTGGAGACTGTGTCTCGTCAGGTCGAACGGAAATACCCACATCTCGAAAATCGCCTGATTGCATCGCTACAGCTTGAACGGCACCTTCACGAGAATCGCGAGAGTTTCTCGGTCGACATGATTCGAGCGTTGATCGCGCAGACGAGCAAGACTGTCGAAGGTCTCAACCTCAAGGCAAGTTTCTCGAACAATCCTCTCAAGAGACTCGCGAAATATTCCGGCACAATTGCGGGAGTGGTCATTCTGCTCGCATTCCTGACGCCGGGACTGTTCTGGTCATCGCTGCATGTCTTCTCGCATCCACTCACCGAGATAGATGTTCCGAAAACCTACGATATATACGTCCAACCGGGTACGGTAGAGGTCTTGAAGTACGATCCACTTGAAATCACGGTCATTGTCAAAGGAGAGAAACTGCCTAAGTCAGCGGAGATGTTCTGGGATAACTCCGATGAGGGGAGCAACTGGCGATCCGATGCTCTCGAGAAATCATCGGTGGCGGCAATATCGACCAATCTCGGATCAGCACTCGGCATCACGTCCGATTCGATGACATTTACTTATGTATTCAAAGACATCAAGCACAGTTTCCGGTATTTCGTGAGAGCTGGACGTGAAGAGTCCGACGAGCATTCGGTGACAGTGGTTGACAAACCGAGGATCACCGGACTGAAGCTGACCTATATGTATCCGAAGTACACGCGCCTGAAAACTCTGGTGATCGACGAGAATGACGGCAACGTACAGGCGCTGAAGGGAACTCAGATCAAAGTCGAGCTAAGAACGAACAAGCCGGTCGAGACTGGTTCGCTCGTCTTTTCGGATGGATCAGCCATGGAGCTGACATGCGGCGACACACTCTCTGCGGCTACTATCACGGTGGCCGGCAACAAATCTTATCATGCCGAAGTGACAGATCGCTCCGGTTATGCGAATCCCGATCCTATCGAATACAGAATTACGCAACTTGAGGACGCATATCCTGAACTCTACATGGTCAGCCCTGCGGGCAACGTCGATCTCGATGATCTGATGGCGGTGAGTCTGATTGCGAATCTGGCTGACGATTTCGGATTCACGAAACTGAATCTGAACTATGCGATGCATCTAAGCCAGACTGAGCAGTGGGATGCTGTCGAGGAAATCGCGATCGCACATGACAAATCCGATCAACAGGTGGACTACTTCTGGGATCTCGCCAACATAGGCATGGTTCCCGGAAGCTGGATCGAATATTATCTTGAAGTATTCGACAATGACTATGTCTCCGGTCCGAAATCAACCAAGGGCCCGGTCATGGCAGTAAGGCTGCCGACTTTGGATGAACTCTTCGCTGAAATCGAAACGTCGAGAGAAGACCAACTCGAGAAGTATGTCGAGTCTTTGCAGCAGCAGAAGAAGATCACCGATGAGTTTGAGAAGCTTGCTCAGGAGCTCAAAATGGAAAGCGAGCTTGATTGGGAGTCAAAGAAAGATATTGAGTCGGTCGCAAACAAGCAGCAAAAGCTTCTGAACGATCTTGACGAGATGGCGAGGCAGTTCGACGAAGCGAATAAGAAAGCGCAGGAGAACCAGCTTCTCAGCCTGCAGATGGTGCAGAAGCTCGCGGAGCTTCAGAAACTCTTCGAGGAAGTCGCCACTGATGAGATGAAGGAAGCGATGAAGAAATTGCAGGAAGCGCTCGCCAAAATGGATAAAGACGAGGTCGAGAAGGCGCTCGATCAGTTTGATATGTCACTCGAAGACATCATGAAAAATATCGAACGGGCGATTGCGCAGCTCAAGCAGGTCCAGGTCGACCAGATGATGCAGGACATGATCAGACAGGCCGAGGAAATCCTGAAAAGCCAGCAGAACGTCAATTCGCTGGCAGAAAAGAGCAAGAGCAGCGACCTCCCGAAGGCTGCGCCGAAAGAACAAAACGTCAGAAACTCGATGGAAGATCTGAAGAAGAGAGCCGATGAACTTGAGAGCCTGATGAATGAAGCTCAGATGAGCGATAATCCGGATGCGAACAAATTCTGTTCCGCAACCAAACAATCGGGGGCTGAGCAACCGATGGAAGAGATGATTGCGAACATGAATCAGAGCGATAAAGAGAACTCCAACGAGTCGGGCGAGCAGGCCGAGGCAAAGCTTCAGGATATGCTCTCGCAGATGCAGGATTCTCAGGCGGCATTGAGCATGAGTATGGGTGCAGAAATGGCCCAAAAGATGCGCAAGGCTCTCGATGACATTTTCTACCTGAACGATAAACAGGAAGAGCTTTACAATGATGTCACGGCGTATTCCGGTCCATCCGCGGAACTCCGGGAAATTGCAGAGGACCAGCAAAAACTTCAGAATCATGCAGAATGGCTTGAAGACTATTTGTTCGAGCTTTCGAAACAGTCGGTCTTTATGCAGAAGCAGATCGATAAACTGATGCAGTTCTGCATGTCACAGATGTCTCAGTCGACCAAGGCGCTCACGGAGATGAACGGCATGTCGTCGATCAATGCTCAGACGGAGGCGATGTACTCTTTGAATCAGGCTTCGCGAATGATCATCGAGTCGCTGAACTCTCAGAAGCAGTGCAACTCCACCTGCAATAAACCGAATGATAACATGTTCAAGAAAATGGGCCAGATGTGCAACAAGCAGAAGCGAATCAATCAGAAGAGCGAAGGCATGTGCAACAATCCCAACCAATCTGGCCAGGGCAAACAGGCTATGGAACGCCTCGCTGCAGAGCAGGAAGCAATCCGGAAGAGCATGCAACAGTTGCAGCAGGAGGCAGGCGACAAAAAGCAGATTCAGGGCAGACTCGAGAATCTCGCGGATGAGATGAAAGAGGTCGTCGAAGCTCTCGAAGAAGGGGGTATCGGCGAGAAAACACTCGAGCGGCAAAAGAAAATATATCAGAGAATGCTCGACTTCCAGCTGTCGATGGAGCGGCAGGATTACAGCGAAGTCCGTCAGGCTGAGCGTACCGATCAGTTCCTCCGAAAGGGACCCGACCAGCTTGATGAGACAGCAATCGTCGGCTCCGAATCATATGAGAAACGTATGCAGGAGTTTCTCGACGAAGGATATCCGCCGGAATACGAGTCAATAATCAAGGACTACTTCAAAGCGATCATGGAGGTCAATAAGCAGTGACATCGAAAGGATCGCTCGGAGGAATCAGGAGAATCACGATTGCTCTTGGTCTCTTGCTGGCAGTTCTGTCCGCAACTGCGCTCTCACAGGACATATTTCAGAATCGCCTGAGGATGGCGCTCGACAAAGTCGAGCGGTTAACCATGTCGGGCAAGTATGACGACGCCCTCGAACTCCTTACTGATCTCGATAAGGAGTATCCGCAAGACGCTATGATCTATGAGGCGTTCCGAAAGGCGTATGCGTATTCCGGAGACT contains:
- a CDS encoding DUF4159 domain-containing protein, whose translation is MFMSLAPIAAAESVNPSRVTIARLKYFGGGDWYWGNSSLPNLINYIKQNTSIPISDDEVRVSLQDDRLFNFPFIYITGHGPIRLAVDEADKLNHYLTSGGFLFANDSYGLRESFVDAMKDVFPDIDPVEIPFTHGLFSCYYSFPNGLPKIHKHDGLPPQAYGWFSEGRLVALLAYESDIGDGWEDPQVHNDPQEVREQAFKMGVNILTWALMN